Proteins found in one Triticum aestivum cultivar Chinese Spring chromosome 4D, IWGSC CS RefSeq v2.1, whole genome shotgun sequence genomic segment:
- the LOC123098926 gene encoding probable protein phosphatase 2C 28, with translation MAAVMDYFRSCWGARSRAGRRGKKGSDAAGRQDGLLWYKDAGQAATGDFSMAVVQANNLLEDQSQVESGSLSMADPGPQGTFVGVYDGHGGPETSRFINDNMFHHLRRFATEHKCMSADVIRKAFQATEDGFLSVVSKEWSVKPQIAAVGSCCLVGVICSGTLYIANAGDSRAVLGRLVKATGQVVAMQLSAEHNACYEEVRQELQSSHPHDPQIVVLKHNVWRVKGLIQISRSIGDVYLKRPEYNRSPLHSKFRLRETFKKPILSSEPAIAVHQIQPSDQFVIFASDGLWEHLSNQEAVDLVQSNPRNGIARKLVKAAMQEAAKKREMRYSDLKKIERGVRRHFHDDITVVVVFLDASAVSRAGWSKSPSVSVRGGGVSVPANSLAPFSAPAMVSSTY, from the exons ATGGCGGCGGTGATGGACTACTTCAGGTCGTGCTGGGGCGCGCGGTCCCGGGCCGGGCGGCGGGGCAAGAAGGGCTCCGACGCCGCCGGCCGCCAGGACGGGCTGCTGTGGTACAAGGACGCCGGGCAGGCGGCCACCGGCGACTTCTCCATGGCGGTGGTGCAGGCCAACAACCTGCTGGAGGACCAGAGCCAGGTCGAGTCCGGCTCGCTCTCCATGGCCGACCCCGGCCCGCAGGGCACCTTCGTCGGCGTCTATGACGGCCACGGCGGCCCGGAGACCTCCCGCTTCATCAATGACAACATGTTCCACCATCTCAGAA GATTTGCAACCGAGCACAAGTGCATGTCGGCCGATGTGATCCGGAAAGCCTTCCAAGCAACCGAGGACGGCTTCCTTTCTGTGGTCAGCAAGGAATGGTCTGTGAAGCCTCAGATCGCAGCAGTGGGCTCTTGTTGCCTCGTCGGCGTAATTTGCTCCGGGACTCTCTACATCGCAAACGCCGGCGACTCGCGTGCGGTTCTGGGAAGGCTTGTCAAGGCGACCGGTCAGGTTGTGGCCATGCAGTTATCGGCAGAGCACAACGCGTGCTACGAGGAAGTTAGGCAGGAGCTACAGTCATCACACCCTCATGATCCACAAATTGTGGTTCTGAAACACAACGTTTGGCGTGTGAAGGGCCTCATCCAG ATCTCAAGATCTATCGGAGATGTATATCTGAAAAGACCCGAGTATAACAGATCACCTCTACATAGCAAGTTTCGGCTCCGGGAAACCTTCAAGAAGCCAATTCTTAGTTCTGAACCTGCGATTGCTGTTCACCAAATACAACCGAGTGATCAGTTTGTTATATTTGCTTCCGACGGGCTATGGGAGCACCTCAGCAATCAGGAAGCAGTTGACCTTGTCCAAAGTAACCCTCGTAAT GGGATCGCTCGAAAGCTAGTGAAAGCCGCGATGCAAGAGGCGGCCAAGAAGAGGGAGATGAGGTACTCGGACCTGAAGAAGATCGAGCGCGGGGTGCGGCGGCATTTCCACGACGACATAACGGTGGTCGTGGTGTTCCTGGACGCGAGCGCCGTGAGCAGGGCGGGGTGGAGCAAGAGCCCGTCGGTGTCGGTCCGAGGGGGCGGCGTGAGCGTCCCCGCCAACTCCCTCGCGCCTTTCTCGGCCCCCGCCATGGTGAGCAGCACCTactga